In a genomic window of Helianthus annuus cultivar XRQ/B chromosome 10, HanXRQr2.0-SUNRISE, whole genome shotgun sequence:
- the LOC110882350 gene encoding uncharacterized protein LOC110882350, translating into MKAPILMPHLEENEVQRLPLNISAIIAGHKVSRIHVDGGSGVEVIYEHCFHRFDRDVRDRLEEDSIPLVGFNNSVSHPLGKIRLPFTVGVGDRVRTINLTFTVVRAPSKYNAILGRPGIGDLQAQASTPHGALVFQTPNGLAWVKSAYEVISSVSKEEAPEKPRKEGVEEWVLCDSFPEQTIKVGSHLSDKCKSALKGLLLHNIGVFAFQHGDMTGIPWSLTEHRLNTYTWAKPVRQKKRSMGPNKRRAACEETRKLLRAGIVREVKYPSWIANPVMVQKKDGGWRMCIDFQDLNKACPKDCYPLPEIDVQVDSLSQYPLKCFLDAYKGYHQIQMSIEDEEKTAFITDEGTFCYTKMPFGLKNAGATYQRFMNALFREQRGRNLEVYVDDIVTKSLTEMAMIDDIAETLSTTQDVNMKLNPGKCCFGVKEGSFLGVVVTNGGIKANLEKTQVVAEMRSPRSLTDIQQLNGRLIALNRFLSKVADRSLPFMKVLKDCLQTNKFKWTPEAEAAFQEMKTYICKLPTLATPVPGELILLYLSASKTTISAVMMVEREGKQIPIYFISRTLKGPEERYMPLEKLALALVFASRRLRRYFQGHKIVLMTDQPLQKVLRRPELSGRLAKWAVELGEHSLEFKPRTAMKGQILADFLAEVPEDEEREFLKWEALEKEEKEKEDESVWKLLTDGASSEEGSGAGITLISPEGIELTYAIRLDFENTNNTAEYEALLAGMRLAQKMKARHVEASTDSQLVVKQYQGEYEAKDNIMAQYVVKVKETAKTFKTFKLEYIPQGRNRKSDALSKLASVAFDHLAREVKVEVLTATSLNVKEVTAIENVQETWMTPILKFLRDGTLPEGDWAARKVRVKALQYELIDGELYRRSYLGPSLKCVDMEEAEYVIKEMHEGICGMHSGPRTIVTRAMNTGFYWPQMYETASEEIKKCDNYQIWGPERAGERQRRQFAGRPFKPWCEQMHIQQMFTSVTRAQSNGLVERANQSVIKGMKGRLGRKQKGWLEELPFVLWAYRTTPKGCNGETPFSLTYGT; encoded by the exons ATGAAAGCTCCCATCCTTATGCCACACCTGGAAGAAAATGAAGTGCAACGACTACCCCTAAACATCTCAGCCATAATAGCTGGCCACAAGGTATCTCGAATACATGTGGATGGAGGGTCCGGTGTCGAAGTAATATACGAACATTGTTTCCATAGATTCGACAGAGATGTAAGGGATCGGCTTGAAGAAGACTCCATCCCCTTAGTGGGATTCAACAACAGTGTATCACACCCCCTGGGAAAAATCAGGCTCCCATTCACAGTTGGGGTAGGGGATCGGGTCCGAACGATAAACTTGACCTTCACAGTGGTCCGGGCACCCTCGAAGTACAACGCGATCTTAGGAAGACCTGGAATTGGGGACTTACAAGCACAGGCATCCACCCCCCACGGAGCTTTAGTGTTTCAAACACCGAATGGTTTAGCCTGGGTAAAATCCGCTTATGAGGTAATTTCTTCCGTATCCAAAGAAGAAGCACCTGAGAAGCCACGGAAAGAGGGAGTAGAAGAATGGGTCCTTTGCGACAGCTTCCCAGAACAAACGATCAAAGTGGGAAGTCACCTAAGTGACAAATGTAAGAGTGCCCTGAAAGGGCTGCTTCTCCACAACATAGGCGTGTTTGCATTTCAACATGGAGACATGACAGGAATCCCCTGGAGCTTAACTGAACACCGGCTCAACACTTACACATGGGCGAAGCCGGTAAGACAGAAAAAGCGAAGCATGGGACCCAACAAAAGAAGGGCTGCTTGTGAAGAAACCAGAAAATTGCTCAGGGCAGGAATAgtcagagaagtgaagtatccgtCCTGGATCGCCAATCCGGTCATGGTTCAAAAGAAAGACGGGGGAtggaggatgtgcatcgacttccAAGATCTGAACAAGGCGTGCCCTAAGGACTGTTATCCCCTCCCAGAAATAGACGTCCAGGTTGACTCTTTGTCTCAGTACCCCCTAAAGTGCTTCCTGGATGCCTACAAGGGATACCATCAAATCCAGATGTCAATAGAGGACGAAGAAAAAACTGCCTTCATCACAGACGAAGGGACATTCTGCTATACCAAGATGCCCTTTGGTCTCAAAAATGCTGGGGCCACATATCAGAGATTCATGAACGCTCTGTTCAGGGAACAACGGGGAAGGAACCTAGAAGTATACGTCGATGACATTGTTACCAAAAGCTTGACGGAGATGGCCATGATAGATGATATAGCTGAAACTCTCAGCACTACGCAAGATGTGAACATGAAGTTAAACCCTGGGAAGTGCTGTTTTGGAGTAAAGGAGGGGAGTTTCCTGGGAGTAGTAGTCACTAATGGAGGAATCAAAGCAAACCTGGAGAAAACCCAAGTTGTGGCTGAGATGCGATCTCCCAGGTCCTTGACGGACATTCAACAACTAAACGGGAGGTTAATAGCATTAAACCGTTTCTTATCAAAGGTAGCCGACAGGAGCCTCCCTTTCATGAAAGTGTTAAAGGACTGCCTCCAAACGAACAAGTTCAAATGGACCCCAGAAGCTGAGGCTGCCTTCCAAGAAATGAAAACTTACATCTGCAAGCTCCCAACGTTGGCCACCCCAGTGCCCGGGGAACTCATACTCCTATACTTGTCAGCCTCGAAAACGACTATAAGTGCAGTAATGATGGTAGAACGTGAAGGGAAGCAAATCCCCATTTATTTCATTAGCAGAACACTTAAAGGTCCCGAGGAACGTTACATGCCCCTGGAGAAGCTGGCATTAGCCCTTGTTTTCGCGTCCCGAAGACTCAGGAGGTACTTCCAAGGACACAAGATTGTCCTGATGACTGATCAACCTCTCCAAAAGGTACTCAGGAGACCGGAGCTGTCAGGGCGGTTGGCTAAATGGGCTGTGGAGCTAGGAGAACACTCTTTGGAATTCAAGCCTCGGACAGCCATGAAGGGGCAGATACTTGCCGACTTTTTAGCAGAAGTCCCTGAGGATGAAGAGAGGGAATTCTTAAAATGGGAAGCTTtggagaaagaagaaaaagaaaaggaagacgaATCTGTGTGGAAGTTACTCACCGACGGGGCCTCTAGTGAAGAAGGGAGCGGGGCAGGCATCACACTGATAAGCCCTGAGGGGATTGAGCTGACATACGCCATAAGACTGGACTTCGAAAACACCAACAACACTGCAGAGTATGAGGCCCTCTTGGCAGGGATGAGGCTGGCACAAAAAATGAAAGCGAGGCATGTGGAAGCCAGCACTGATTCACAACTGGTAGTAAAACAGTACCAAGGAGAATATGAAGCCAAAGACAACATCATGGCTCAGTACGTAGTGAAAGTAAAGGAAACAGCCAAGACATTCAAGACTTTCAAATTAGAATACATCCCCCAAGGAAGGAACAGAAAATCTGATGCCCTCAGTAAGTTGGCCTCGGTGGCATTCGACCACCTGGCAAGAGAAGTCAAAGTAGAAGTCCTGACCGCCACCTCCCTCAACGTGAAGGAGGTAACCGCAATCGAGAACGTGCAGGAAACATGGATGACACCGATCCTGAAGTTCCTCAGGGACGGGACGTTACCTGAGGGAGACTGGGCAGCCAGAAAGGTGAGGGTCAAGGCCCTGCAGTATGAGCTGATTGACGGAGAGTTGTATCGAAGGTCATATCTGGGCCCATCCCTGAAGTGTGTTGATATGGAAGAAGCTGAGTATGTGATAAAGGAGATGCATGAAGGGATTTGTGGAATGCATTCGGGGCCAAGAACGATAGTAACAAGGGCAATGAAtacaggattttattggccacaAATGTATGAAACAGCATCCGAGGAGATCAAGAAGTGTGATAACTACCAG ATATGGGGTCCCGAAAGAGCTGGTGAGCGACAACGGCGTCAGTTTGCTGGAAGACCTTTCAAGCCATGGTGCGAGCAGATGCACATCCAACAAATGTTCACCTCCGTCACCCGCGCCCAAAGTAATGGATTGGTAGAAAGAGCTAACCAAAGCGTTATCAAGGGAATGAAGGGAAGACTAGGGAGAAAACAAAAAGGCTGGCTGGAGGAGCTACCATTCGTATTATGGGCATACAGGACCACTCCTAAAGGTTGCAATGGGGAGACTCCTTTCAGTCTAACCTACGGAACATAA
- the LOC110882351 gene encoding uncharacterized protein LOC110882351, with protein MATPPNSRITQTTQNDLDRVTVEDVTHEEGNENQVENPERTEYITPDFVAMHREKLTKCLEDLKRQEKLDNLRARLSFDTPSNQEGTDLQNKNNNGDPLETFMTALRQMSSEEREDLITGKKSKEKGKEKDNQSDEGLDQPYLPRDLAEVSKFTRRIAEAPMPPKTKLPPNFDRYDGTRDPEDHLHAFRGAGQLGRWSMPVWCHMFVQTLTEGARLWFDSLPPGGIDSYEELSEKFLRNFGQQRKVVKNPNEILHIRQRDNERIDLYMERFVKESMNIKDVPEVMKINSFINGLKHAQLCEKLGEVFPHSFDNLMDRVRAFVRGKDTVSKAKETDVTPRRITPATKLPDKGTPYSRKPAFDRMLHDRTRPSYSPYRPRGRGPPPYSDSFTPLTKTPSEILATERVKNSFPRPPPIKPGPKAQPNEYCDFHKGFGHKTDDCMYLKREIEAAVKTGRLAHLVKEIKEGEGIAREEMQGNLGGRMLI; from the coding sequence ATGGCAACTCCACCCAACTCACGTATCACCCAAACGACACAAAATGATCTGGATAGAGTCACTGTAGAGGACGTAACCCATGAAGAAGGCAACGAGAACCAGGTGGAAAACCCAGAAAGAACGGAGTATATCACTCCAGATTTTGTGGCCATGCATAGAGAGAAGTTAACAAAGTGCCTTGAAGATTTAAAGAGACAAGAAAAACTTGACAACCTCAGGGCTAGACTTTCTTTTGACACACCTTCCAACCAAGAAGGAACAGACCTCCAAAACAAGAACAACAACGGTGACCCACTGGAAACATTCATGACGGCCCTCAGACAAATGTCTTCAGAAGAAAGGGAGGACCTCATCACAGGAAAGAAGTCGAAGGAAAAAGGGAAGGAAAAGGATAATCAAAGTGATGAGGGCCTGGATCAACCCTATCTACCACGGGACTTAGCTGAGGTCTCGAAGTTCACACGAAGAATTGCAGAAGCACCAATGCCCCCCAAAACAAAGTTACCCCCAAACTTTGACCGGTATGACGGGACAAGAGACCCTGAAGATCATCTTCATGCCTTCAGGGGAGCGGGGCAACTTGGACGATGGTCCATGCCCGTATGGTGCCACATGTTTGTACAAACTCTAACGGAGGGAGCCCGGCTCTGGTTTGACAGCCTCCCTCCGGGGGGAATTGATAGTTATGAAGAGTTAAGCGAGAAGTTCCTCAGGAACTTTGGTCAGCAGAGAAAGGTGGTCAAGAATCCAAATGAGATCCTCCACATAAGGCAGAGGGACAATGAGCGAATAGACCTGTATATGGAGAGGTTCGTCAAGGAAAGCATGAACATCAAAGACGTCCCGGAGGTCATGAAGATCAACAGTTTCATAAACGGGTTGAAGCATGCACAGCTGTGTGAGAAACTGGGGGAGGTGTTCCCCCACTCATTTGACAACCTTATGGACAGAGTCAGAGCCTTTGTCAGAGGGAAAGATACAGTCAGCAAAGCTAAGGAGACGGATGTCACACCTCGGAGGATCACCCCAGCTACAAAGCTCCCTGACAAAGGTACACCTTACTCCCGAAAGCCTGCTTTTGATAGAATGTTGCATGACAGAACGAGGCCCTCATACTCCCCGTACAGACCCCGAGGGAGGGGTCCCCCTCCTTACTCCGATAGTTTCACCCCCCTCACCAAGACCCCAAGCGAGATACTGGCCACTGAGAGGGTGAAGAACTCCTTCCCAAGGCCACCACCCATAAAACCCGGGCCGAAGGCACAACCAAACGAGTATTGTGATTTCCACAAAGGTTTTGGGCACAAAACCGATGACTGTATGTACCTGAAAAGAGAGATAGAGGCCGCAGTAAAAACAGGAAGGCTGGCCCACTTGGTTAAGGAAATTAAGGAGGGGGAGGGGATCGCAAGGGAAGAGATGCAAGGGAACCTGGGAGGGCGGATGTTGATATGA